The genomic window GCATACTCCTTACTTTCCTGCCAAAGCAAAACACGGAAAGCCTGTGAAATCCTTTCTAAGGAAGCCACAATTTTGCTCTCCGTGTTCTGGTTTTGATGCTTTAAGTTAAAATCTGATTCGTTCATCAATTACAATTTTCCATTTCTATAATGGTGTAGCCTTTTTCGTTGATATCGGCTTCCCATTGTGGCAGAACGGTTTCTATATGGCAGAAACTGCATTCTTTTGCGGAAAGTTCCTGACTTTCCTGGCCTTTTCCTTTTAAATAATCTTTTCCGTAACCGTAGATTACGTCTGTTTCTTTAATTTCTGTCGGAGCAATAATGTCGAAATGCATTACTGTTCCGTCTTTTTTTGTTACGTATGTGTCCCAAACTGCTACTTGCATTTTATAATTTTTTATTGTTGTTTAAATATGGGTATAAACTTTTTTAAACCACAAAAGTGACAAAAGAATGACATATTAATTATTTTAAGATCACCATTAATCTGTAGATAAGAAAGCATAAGTTTTTAAAATCTGGATTTTTAATTTTGGTTAACTTTTATTTTTCTAATTAACTACAGCTTTTTATCTTTTGTGGTAAATATAAAATGCTTCACAAAGGTAGTAGTCCTAACTATGTGAAGCAAATTTTTTTATCCTTTTACTTCTTCCATAGAAGCACCAAAGTTGATATGAAGAACATTTCCTGTAGGAGTTACCAGCGCCGGAACAGATTGTATTCCTGCTTTTTCTGCTTCTGCAATTCTCTCTTTGTTGTCTCCAAGATGTACGATTTCCACGTTGTCTAGTCCGATTAAAGAAATGATGTCATGTTCTGCGCTTACACAAACCGGGCAACCTGCGTGATAAAAAACTGATTTTTTCATTGTCTTAAATTTTAATTGTTAGAGATTAATTTTCTAATGCAAATTTAGTTAGGATTACTAACTAAATATAACAGTATTTCATGTTTAACAAAATTTTAACAAAAATTAAAATTAAAAATTAAATATAAGTAATTGGAAATTTGATACTTAATCGATTGAAAATATCATTTGACTGTACTGTTCAAATAAAAAAGCCGAACGCAATTGTCCGGCTTTAAGCTTAATTATAATTGAAATTTGCTATGAAATGAATATTTCCTAAATAAGATCAATCTGGTTAGGATTGAAATTTTAAAACAATTCTCAAATTGTCTTATGAGTTTTCTGGTTTAGTTTAATTTTTTTCAATAATTAATTTCTTTCTCTTCTTGCTGTTGCAAAATAAGAAGCGAATACTACTAAACATGTTGCGATTCCGATGTAAGTGATCATTTTGTTTTATTTTTAATTATTTGACTTTTTTTTATCGATTTTACATTTGCAATATTACAACTTTCAAATTATATGCCAAAGGAAATAATCATGATGTATATCAGTGTTTTACGTAATTTTAAATTAATTTTTAATGATTTTTTGTTTACGATAATTTAATATAAAATTGAAAAATTTTGTGTACTTTTATTATCTTATCTGTAAAATTTTATCAATATTTCAATAGTTTTATGTCTTGTATTCAAGAGTTGATAATACAAAAAAGAAAAAATGGCATGCATAATACCATCAATTCAGATAAAATTAAATCACTTAATTTTGATGTTTATACGATTTAAATGTTAAGAAAATTTATTTTTGGATAAAAAATGAAAGAACTTTCATCAATTAGATTAAAGATGTTGCTCTCTTGAAAACGAAAAAATTAATAAAGCTTC from Chryseobacterium wanjuense includes these protein-coding regions:
- a CDS encoding DUF2024 family protein, with protein sequence MQVAVWDTYVTKKDGTVMHFDIIAPTEIKETDVIYGYGKDYLKGKGQESQELSAKECSFCHIETVLPQWEADINEKGYTIIEMENCN
- a CDS encoding thioredoxin domain-containing protein, with product MKKSVFYHAGCPVCVSAEHDIISLIGLDNVEIVHLGDNKERIAEAEKAGIQSVPALVTPTGNVLHINFGASMEEVKG